A section of the Microbulbifer pacificus genome encodes:
- a CDS encoding DUF3553 domain-containing protein has protein sequence MEFNKGDRVRNPKMLGWGVGEVLEDTAGGDRVRVFFVGAGEKLISLNHVGLEKVTGLEAAHMVLDNLKLPKAGEVIKYHSLEESVEFFKAEFPEGFYGDKYRAHERDYKDKAHRLFVEELGKDVFGQLLAEERFDEISRRALRLCNATNLIFPNEKMALKGGLLESDNQKRFSLGLYDLLYGEGELEPRFTAFARVLEHLNAAKWTTMTYFLFFAHPDTHMFVKPTIAKHASELSAFEINYKPELNWLTYKSILNFSRYLASNLEALEPRDMIDIQSFMWCIAPGNYS, from the coding sequence ATGGAATTCAATAAGGGTGATCGGGTTCGCAACCCAAAGATGCTTGGATGGGGTGTCGGTGAAGTGTTGGAAGATACAGCAGGCGGCGATCGGGTGCGCGTATTTTTCGTAGGCGCCGGCGAGAAGCTGATTTCACTCAACCATGTGGGATTGGAGAAAGTCACTGGCCTAGAAGCCGCGCACATGGTGCTCGATAACCTGAAGCTCCCCAAGGCAGGGGAGGTGATCAAATATCATAGCCTGGAGGAGTCAGTGGAGTTCTTCAAAGCTGAATTTCCTGAGGGCTTCTATGGCGATAAGTACCGTGCGCATGAGCGGGACTACAAGGACAAAGCCCATCGGCTATTTGTTGAGGAGCTCGGTAAGGACGTTTTCGGACAGCTCTTGGCCGAGGAGCGCTTCGATGAGATCAGTCGGCGTGCGCTCCGGCTATGCAATGCCACCAACCTGATCTTTCCCAACGAGAAAATGGCCCTGAAAGGTGGCCTGCTGGAGTCCGACAACCAGAAGCGTTTCAGCTTGGGACTTTACGACTTGCTGTACGGCGAAGGCGAGCTGGAGCCACGGTTTACTGCATTTGCACGTGTACTCGAACATCTCAATGCGGCGAAGTGGACCACGATGACCTATTTCCTGTTCTTCGCGCACCCGGACACACATATGTTCGTCAAGCCCACTATTGCCAAGCACGCTTCGGAGTTGTCGGCATTTGAGATCAACTATAAACCCGAGCTGAACTGGCTGACCTACAAGTCCATATTGAATTTCTCCCGGTATCTCGCTTCAAACCTTGAGGCGCTTGAGCCGCGTGACATGATTGATATTCAGTCCTTCATGTGGTGTATCGCACCGGGAAACTATTCATGA